CTATCAAAAAGCGGACAAAATGCAACCTTCGCAGGGGCGCCCATCTCCCGTCCGGCACATGCCGGATATCCCGTGATGGCAGAGGGCGAAGTCATATTTCAGGGGGTCCTCGGCATCGAAGGCCTTCAGGGAATCGGTAATCTCGACCGCAGCCCTCCAGTCCGCGGACTTCCTCCCGGTGAGGCCGAGACATCGTCCGATCCTAGCGATATGCGTGTCAAGCGGGATCACGAGTTTACTCTTCGGTATACCCTTCCAGATACCAAAGTCGATGTCCCTGTCCCGTATCATCCAGCGAAGAAAGAGGCTCATCCTCTTGCACGCGCTGCCTCCTGCCGGAGAAGGGAAAAACTGTGCCAGACCGGGCGGGTGGACGTTCTTCCCGTAGACGGCTGCCGTGTCGATAGACAGCATCTCTCCGACGAGTCCGGCAAGCGCCTTTCCTGTATTCTGATCTTCGCGGTTATAATGCGCCTTGAATGCCCGTTCGAATGAAGCGTGTCTTTCGAGAAGTCTATGAGTGATAAAGAGGAGGCAGACGATGTCCCTGGACTCATTGAAACGGTATTTAAACCCAAAGAGCCTTCCCTGCCGCTTCACATCAAAATTCATGAGAAATGAATAGGGACTTTTACCCATAATCGTTAGGATCCTCTCTACCACCGGTTTAAAGAGATCGACCCTCCCGTAGGCGAGGCAGGAGGCTATAAAAGCCGAGACCTCTCTGTCCTTCCGGTCCTTGTAGCGGTGGGGGAATTCGATGGGGTCATGCTTCAGCCGGTTGTCAAAGTCGAAGTCATCGTAAAATTTGTCAAGAACATGCTTAAGAGATTTCATCGTCGGCGTGTCTGCTTTGAGATTTGTTCGCCCTTCCCCGGGTCTTACCACAGAATACAAAACTACTTTTTGTCTATGATATCACACAAGGTTGGTTCATTGTCATAGAAGAAGCGCATTGTTGATGCATCAAGTCTATTGTGATATAGTTTCAATCAGATCCAGCGAAAAATGAGCTTGCCCCTACGCCTCAATATTGTCATGTAACAAAGGAGAACTATGAAAGACACATTAAAGCCCGGAATCGAATCGGAATTTACGTTTCATATCCCGGAGTCGAAAACCGTTCCGGCATTGTACCCCGAATCAACAGAATTTCAGGAGATGCCGGAAGTATTTGCAACCGGGTTCATGGTGGGTTTTCTTGAATGGGCGTGCATTAAGGCGATAAATCCTCACCTTGACTGGCCGAGTGAACAGACTGTCGGCACGCATATCGATGTGAGTCATATAGCTGCGACTCCACCGGGTTTTGAAGTAACTGCAAAGGTGAAACTCATCGAGGTCGACGGCCGGAGGTTATTATTCGAAGTAGAGGCGCACGACGGCGTAGAACTCATCTCAAAGGGAAGGCACGAGCGATTTATAATCAAGAAAGAGAAATTCGATTCAAAGATGAAAGAAAAAATCACGAAAAAAAGTTCATAACATGCAATTGTCAAAATTTGTGTTTACATATGTTGAAACAGAACTTATGACTAGCACTTTCATATGGACCCCATGTCCCTTTCTTCTGTGCTGGTCTGAGCAGTTCACCGACGACTCAACAGAGTCATCTCTTATATTAGATTCTCGGTTTCCGATCCAAAGCCGTCTTCTTCTGGATAGTTATGAGGGTGCGGGTTTATGTCGAAATCACCAGATTTGAAACAACAATTGGTAATGGGAAAGGGTGCCTCTCGTCGATCTCAAAGAACGCTCTATAACCAAGAAAATACTACCAAGAAAATACTATTTGACAAGCCCCTCTAATTCATGATAAAAGAATTACAAAGTACTCTCTCTATCAATCACACATAGAAATTTTCATGTGTGAAAATGCGTACGTAACAAAATAGCAGCATAGTCATGAGACTGCTTAAAAAAGAGAGACGGAAGAAGGACGACATATGCGGAAGGAGGGAACTTATGAAACGATATGCATGGCTTCTATTCCTTGTTCTAGCCTTTTTCTTAGCTTCCTCGGCAGTTGCCCAACCTAACCCGGAGCGTAACGCGTACTTCGGAGAGACCCATCAGCACACCAGTTGGTCGGTGGATGCCTGGCTCTTTGGCAACCACATCACCGGGCCAGCCGATGCGTTGCACTACGCCCAAGGACAGACGATCAAACACCCGCTGGGCTATGACATCAAGATCGAGACGCCGCTCGACTTCATGGGGGTGACCGATCACTCGGAATACGTTGGGATTACGAAGGCTGCCAACACTCCCGGTTCGGCCGTAAGCAAGCTGCCCGAAGCTCAGGGACTGATCCTCAAGGACCCCAAAAACCCGCAGGACGTCCTGAAGGTATTCATGTATCTCGTGTCCTTGGTGAACAAGCCGCCCATTAAGGCATTCATGACCCCGGAGGTGGCAGGCTCGATCTGGAAGGAAAACGTCAAGATCGCCGAGGAGAACAACCACCCTGGAAAGTTCACGGCTTTCTGCTCGTACGAGTACACCTCTCAGGTCAATTTCCGCAATCTGCACCGCAATATCTTCTTCCGCGATTGCGCGAAGGTGCCGGAGATGCCGTACTCGATGCTCGATTCGTGGCACCCGGAAGATCTCTGGGCCTGGATGGACACTCAGCGCAAAGCGGGCAACGAATTGCTGGCGATTTCGCACAATGCAAATCTCAGTGACGGCTGGATGTACCCTACCGACATGGACAGCTTCGGTCGGCCGATCGACGCGGCATGGGCTGCCACACGCGACCGCAACGAGCGACTGGTCGAGATCAAGCAGATTAAAGGGCAGTCGGAGACCCACCCGCTTCTCTCGCCCAACGACGAGTTCGCCAATTACGAGATCATGAGCTTCCTGATCGGACTTCCGGACACTTCCGGTCGCATTCCGCACATCGTCGGCAGCTATGCCCGGCAGGCGCTCAAGGACGGCCTGACGATGCAGGACACGAGGGGTTACAACCCGTACAAGTTCGGGATCGTCAGCGGCTCCGATTCGCACAACACCGGTACGCCTTATCGCCAGAACAATTTCTACGGCGGCCACGGCATCAATGACGGCACGATTGAGACACGCATGTCGGGACACCTCTTCACCGGGATGGATGTGCGGTTAGAAAATCCCGCCGGCGTGACCGGCGTGTGGGCGGAAGAGAACACGCGGGCCTCGCTCTGGGATGCCATGTACCGCAAGGAGACTTTCGGCACGAGCGGCCCCCACATCAAGGTGCGCTTCTTCGGCGGGTGGGACTATAACGCGGCCACGATGAAGGGCAAGGGCTGGGTCAAGGCGGCCTATAACCGTGGCGTTCCAATGGGTGGCGACCTGCCGCCAGCCAAGGCGAAGGCGCCGAGCTTCGTGGTGTGGGCGGTGAAGGATCCGACCTCCGGGAATCTGGATCGTATTCAGATCGTGAAGGGCTGGACGAAGAACGGCCAGAGCTTCGAGAAAATCTTCGATGTGGTCTGGTCGGGAAACCGGAAAATCAATCGTGCCGGTGTACTGCCACCGATCCAGAGCACTGTAGACATCGACAAAGCTACCTACAGTAACACAGTGGGCTCGACTGAACTGAAGACGGTCTGGACTGATCCGGAATTCGATGCCAGCCTGCATACGTTCTACTATGCCCGCGTACTCGAAATCCCGACGCCGCGCTGGAGCACGATTCAGGCGAGGCAGATCGGCATCGCGCCCCCAGACAACGTCTCGGCCACCGTGCAAGAGCGGGCATGGAGCTCGCCGATCTGGTACACGCCCAGCTCTGAAGCGCGCAAGGCCGCCGCTCCGGGTCTGAGGGTCGCCGATCTGACAGCGAAGGGTGCTCTCGCGCTCAACGACGAACAGCTGAAGGAGCTGCTCGTCGGCAAGTCCGTCTGGTTCAGCAACACGGTCACCAGCGAGGTATTCAAGGCCAACTACGACGTCGACGGAAACATGATCATCATGCACGTGGGCCACGGTGCGAAGCTCCCGAGTGCGGTGGGCACTCTTGCGAAGAACAGCTATAAGATCGTGCCGACGCCGTATTCGATCAAGAGCGGTAAGATCGTCACAATGATCGCCAATACACCATTTGAGGTGGCGGTATTCAAGATGGGCGACAAGTATTACGGCGCGCGGAGCAACGAATTCGGCTACGCCAACTACGAGATTCTCGCCAAGGGACCGGCCAACCTCGTCAAGCTGGGCAAGGGTGAATACGATAAGGAAAGCCAGGACTCGTTCCTACATACAAAAACAGAGGAGTAATCTGGAGTTTCACTTCAATAGTCCGATGTGCGCATCGTCCCCGCGAAATCGGGAACGATGCAGTGGCACACGAATCAGACCCTTTGGGCTGATCGAACAGCCGTGGTTGGGGAACGCTTTGACGCTGCTCACATTATTGGTGGCCTGTGCGCTCTCTCCAGCCGCCTGGTCCTGTGCATTCGACGATCTTTCAGACGCCGAAATCGCTCGGGAGGCAATCTACATGGTTTATCCCGGCTCTGCTATGGTGAGCAGTGCGGTGTGGCATGCGCAGATGGAAGGTGTGCTGGAGCGCAACGCGTCGGCCGCAATCACGGACTCGCCTCACGCCGCGATACTGGCAAGGGCTGGTGCGGCCCTTACGCAACTCAAGGCTCGTCTTGCCTTGTTGGAGCCGATGCCTCCGAGACAGGGGCTGGCAGTCGCGCTGCTTGATTCGGCCCTCTGGACCCGGTACGAGTTGCACGACGGGGAGTTGCAGATGACCGTTGACGTGGACGGCCCGGCGCTTGGCGATGTAGTTTTGGTGAGCGAATATGCAGCGATTGAGGCGCTGGCGGCGGGGTCGATGAATTTTGCCGAAGCGCGTAAACTCGGAGTGCTGCGGCTGTACGGTGACGCCCGCGCCAAGGCAAGGATTCAGCACTGGCTGATGTCTATCTTATGAAGCGTGTATTGCGTGAACCGCTTATTCATTTTCTACTGCTCGGCACTTTGCTATTCCTCATCTATCACTATGTGCAGCCAGACCGCGGGGCGGCTCCATCATCGAAGCAGATCCAGCTCACTCTCGACGAGGCGGCGCAGCTCGTCCTGGTGTTCCAGTCGCAGTGGCGGCGCGAGCCGACGCCGGAGGAATTCACCCGGATGGTCGAGGGCAAGGTTCAGCAGGAGGTCCTCTACCGCGAGGCACTGGCGATGGGACTCGACAAAAACGACGAGATCGTCAGGCGCCGGATGGCTCAGAAGATGCAGTTCCTTGCCGAGGACGTAGCCGCTGCCCATGAGCCAACCAGAGCAGAACTGAAAGCCTGGTATGAGAGGAACAGCGACAAGTTCGCCCAGCCCAGCCGCGTCAGCTTCCGTCATCTTTATTTTTCTCCTGACCGACGCGGCGAGCGCGCCCGCACCGACGCAGAACGAACGCTGAAGCAGCTTGCCGGTCAGCCACAGGAATCAAAGCTCGCCAAGTCTCTCGCCGATCCTTTCATGTTCCAGGACTACTATCGCGACCGGGCGCCGGAATTCCTCGGCAAGGAATTTGGGCCTCAGTTCGCGCAAGCCGTCGAGAAACTGTCGTCAGGTTCGTGGCAGGGGCCGATAGAATCCGGCTTCGGCTGGCACCTCGTGTTTGTCGATACCATAATTCCCGGGCGCGTGCCGGCATTCGAGGAGATCGAACCGGACGTGAAGACCGCTTGGCTGGGAGAGCAGAAGGCCCTTGCCTGGGCAAAGGCGTACAGGGACATGCGCGCCAAGTACACCGTGCTCCTGCCTGCTCCTCCCGACAAGGGATCGGCTCACGCCGCCGTTGCTCCTCCGGGGAAGCAGACGCCTGCTTCATCGAGCGAGGTCGTCCCGCAGTGAGCGGCG
This region of Thermodesulfovibrionales bacterium genomic DNA includes:
- a CDS encoding TIGR02757 family protein; amino-acid sequence: MKSLKHVLDKFYDDFDFDNRLKHDPIEFPHRYKDRKDREVSAFIASCLAYGRVDLFKPVVERILTIMGKSPYSFLMNFDVKRQGRLFGFKYRFNESRDIVCLLFITHRLLERHASFERAFKAHYNREDQNTGKALAGLVGEMLSIDTAAVYGKNVHPPGLAQFFPSPAGGSACKRMSLFLRWMIRDRDIDFGIWKGIPKSKLVIPLDTHIARIGRCLGLTGRKSADWRAAVEITDSLKAFDAEDPLKYDFALCHHGISGMCRTGDGRPCEGCILSAF
- a CDS encoding thioesterase family protein; the protein is MKDTLKPGIESEFTFHIPESKTVPALYPESTEFQEMPEVFATGFMVGFLEWACIKAINPHLDWPSEQTVGTHIDVSHIAATPPGFEVTAKVKLIEVDGRRLLFEVEAHDGVELISKGRHERFIIKKEKFDSKMKEKITKKSS
- a CDS encoding DUF3604 domain-containing protein; this translates as MKRYAWLLFLVLAFFLASSAVAQPNPERNAYFGETHQHTSWSVDAWLFGNHITGPADALHYAQGQTIKHPLGYDIKIETPLDFMGVTDHSEYVGITKAANTPGSAVSKLPEAQGLILKDPKNPQDVLKVFMYLVSLVNKPPIKAFMTPEVAGSIWKENVKIAEENNHPGKFTAFCSYEYTSQVNFRNLHRNIFFRDCAKVPEMPYSMLDSWHPEDLWAWMDTQRKAGNELLAISHNANLSDGWMYPTDMDSFGRPIDAAWAATRDRNERLVEIKQIKGQSETHPLLSPNDEFANYEIMSFLIGLPDTSGRIPHIVGSYARQALKDGLTMQDTRGYNPYKFGIVSGSDSHNTGTPYRQNNFYGGHGINDGTIETRMSGHLFTGMDVRLENPAGVTGVWAEENTRASLWDAMYRKETFGTSGPHIKVRFFGGWDYNAATMKGKGWVKAAYNRGVPMGGDLPPAKAKAPSFVVWAVKDPTSGNLDRIQIVKGWTKNGQSFEKIFDVVWSGNRKINRAGVLPPIQSTVDIDKATYSNTVGSTELKTVWTDPEFDASLHTFYYARVLEIPTPRWSTIQARQIGIAPPDNVSATVQERAWSSPIWYTPSSEARKAAAPGLRVADLTAKGALALNDEQLKELLVGKSVWFSNTVTSEVFKANYDVDGNMIIMHVGHGAKLPSAVGTLAKNSYKIVPTPYSIKSGKIVTMIANTPFEVAVFKMGDKYYGARSNEFGYANYEILAKGPANLVKLGKGEYDKESQDSFLHTKTEE
- a CDS encoding peptidylprolyl isomerase, which produces MKRVLREPLIHFLLLGTLLFLIYHYVQPDRGAAPSSKQIQLTLDEAAQLVLVFQSQWRREPTPEEFTRMVEGKVQQEVLYREALAMGLDKNDEIVRRRMAQKMQFLAEDVAAAHEPTRAELKAWYERNSDKFAQPSRVSFRHLYFSPDRRGERARTDAERTLKQLAGQPQESKLAKSLADPFMFQDYYRDRAPEFLGKEFGPQFAQAVEKLSSGSWQGPIESGFGWHLVFVDTIIPGRVPAFEEIEPDVKTAWLGEQKALAWAKAYRDMRAKYTVLLPAPPDKGSAHAAVAPPGKQTPASSSEVVPQ